One genomic segment of Halalkalicoccus tibetensis includes these proteins:
- a CDS encoding response regulator: MRNGEAFEPADILLVEDNYGDVKLTKEAFKEGRIANTLHVVGDGVEALDFLFQRNEYADAPRPDFVLLDLDLPRKTGDEVLEELRADPDRKEIPVIVLTGSKAQEDVVRSYELAANAYLTKPVDPGEFIDTILSTEQYWLSIVRLPTDPDLE, encoded by the coding sequence ATGCGTAACGGAGAGGCGTTCGAGCCGGCGGATATCCTGCTTGTCGAGGACAATTACGGTGACGTCAAGCTCACGAAGGAAGCGTTCAAGGAGGGACGGATCGCGAACACGCTCCACGTCGTCGGCGACGGCGTCGAAGCGCTCGACTTCCTGTTTCAACGAAACGAGTACGCCGACGCCCCTCGTCCGGATTTCGTCCTGTTGGATCTCGACCTGCCACGCAAGACCGGCGACGAGGTGCTCGAGGAGCTCCGCGCCGACCCGGACCGGAAGGAGATTCCCGTCATCGTTCTCACGGGGTCGAAAGCCCAGGAGGACGTCGTCAGATCGTACGAACTCGCTGCGAACGCCTACCTCACGAAGCCGGTCGATCCCGGGGAGTTCATCGACACGATCCTCTCGACCGAACAGTACTGGCTTTCGATCGTCCGGTTACCGACTGATCCTGATCTCGAGTGA
- a CDS encoding NRAMP family divalent metal transporter, protein MSDGSRVREYAGRMGPTWLAGAVAAGPATMASLLTAGAGYGYTLLWVVVLAALLGALGQYLAARLGYLTEEGLVSVVETRLGEGWAWVLVIDVVLAAGLAQLVIMQTAANVSELLTGIDARLWAVVWAVVLAVGLASGGYRFAELGAKLLVSLVVLVFVATAVVVPIDPTAAAGGLAPRIPEGLSGALVAAGVLGGAVHVTLLVMQSYTMRARGWGREERGLVRFDIASSMLVAFGIYGLAIFLVAASVLHTPGVDAETITEIGAAQALAPTVGEYATWLFLLGLLGAALSTLGGNTVVPPYAVADKLGWEGSIEDPRYRALVVCVALASAGGAFLEGSFFSLLVLVLAFGLVGTPFAIVLVLYLLNDPAVVDETLSVPVNLAGLALLGVAVVTAGTFVREQAAAITDPFSAFAVLFAAGMGLATALLLLRFARVAWQSAPAET, encoded by the coding sequence ATGAGCGACGGCAGTCGGGTACGTGAATACGCGGGACGGATGGGGCCGACGTGGCTCGCGGGCGCGGTCGCCGCGGGACCGGCGACGATGGCAAGCCTGCTGACCGCGGGGGCGGGCTACGGCTACACGCTACTGTGGGTCGTGGTCCTGGCGGCCCTGTTGGGCGCGCTCGGCCAGTATCTCGCCGCCCGGCTCGGCTACCTCACCGAGGAGGGGCTCGTCTCGGTCGTCGAGACCCGTCTCGGCGAGGGCTGGGCGTGGGTGCTCGTGATCGACGTGGTGCTCGCGGCGGGGCTCGCCCAGCTGGTGATCATGCAGACTGCCGCGAACGTGAGCGAGCTGCTGACCGGCATCGACGCGCGTCTCTGGGCGGTCGTCTGGGCCGTCGTGCTCGCGGTCGGGCTCGCGAGCGGCGGCTATCGCTTCGCCGAGCTGGGCGCGAAGCTGCTCGTCTCGCTGGTCGTGTTAGTGTTCGTCGCGACGGCCGTCGTCGTCCCGATCGATCCGACCGCGGCCGCCGGCGGGCTCGCCCCGCGGATCCCCGAGGGCCTGTCGGGCGCGCTGGTCGCCGCCGGCGTCCTCGGGGGTGCCGTCCACGTCACCCTGCTGGTGATGCAGAGCTACACGATGCGCGCGCGGGGCTGGGGGCGCGAGGAACGCGGGCTCGTCCGCTTCGACATCGCCAGTTCGATGCTCGTCGCCTTCGGGATCTACGGCCTCGCGATCTTCCTCGTCGCCGCGAGCGTGCTCCACACGCCGGGGGTCGACGCCGAGACGATCACCGAGATCGGCGCCGCCCAGGCGCTCGCGCCGACCGTCGGCGAGTACGCGACCTGGCTGTTCCTGCTTGGCCTGCTCGGGGCCGCGCTCTCGACGCTCGGGGGCAACACCGTCGTTCCCCCCTACGCCGTCGCCGACAAGCTCGGCTGGGAGGGGTCGATCGAGGACCCGCGTTATCGCGCGCTGGTGGTCTGTGTCGCGCTGGCCTCCGCGGGCGGGGCCTTCCTCGAGGGCTCCTTCTTCTCGCTTCTGGTGCTCGTCCTCGCGTTCGGGCTCGTCGGGACGCCCTTCGCGATCGTGCTCGTGCTCTACCTGCTGAACGACCCCGCGGTGGTCGACGAAACCCTTTCCGTGCCCGTGAACCTCGCCGGACTGGCGCTGCTCGGCGTCGCGGTCGTCACCGCGGGCACGTTCGTCCGCGAACAGGCCGCCGCGATCACCGACCCCTTCTCGGCGTTCGCCGTCCTCTTCGCCGCCGGGATGGGGCTCGCGACCGCGCTGTTGCTCCTCCGGTTCGCCCGGGTCGCGTGGCAGTCCGCTCCGGCGGAGACATGA
- a CDS encoding mechanosensitive ion channel family protein produces MCADLATTGGVPVTLRPDPVPEIQQAYLNTPGAQLFATMLLVALVVLSLKSGRRLEARLMDRYGRHIGEVGRIVWLLFVIAAGVYAFSVIWQVTFFLEVIVDAVVIDRWTVIQQLVTVAVVLIAYLLIRFVNRSIDKLQQTSSVTRHQSEVAYHVADVGIALAAGTVILTVWGVDLTNIFIGAGAITAIVGLAARETLAAMLAGFVLLFSRPFRVGDWIQIKDHSGIVKDVTIFNTKIQTFSDEHVLVPNDIITESDLTNLSRNNQLRVEIEVGIDYDTDVNRARRVAVEAVEGLDSIKSSPDPEVVAKRFADSSILLELRVWIGDPTRRREWDARTDAIEAIKEAFDREGITIPYPQRVQSARGEGFPIDGDGPREQPPEVEND; encoded by the coding sequence ATGTGTGCTGATCTCGCCACGACGGGTGGCGTCCCCGTGACGCTCCGGCCCGATCCGGTCCCCGAGATCCAACAGGCGTATCTGAACACACCGGGAGCGCAGCTGTTCGCGACGATGCTTCTGGTCGCGCTGGTCGTCCTCTCGCTCAAGTCCGGACGTCGGTTGGAGGCTCGTCTGATGGATCGCTACGGCCGGCATATCGGCGAGGTCGGCCGGATCGTGTGGCTGCTGTTCGTCATCGCGGCGGGCGTGTACGCGTTCAGCGTCATCTGGCAGGTCACGTTCTTCCTCGAGGTGATCGTCGATGCGGTCGTGATCGATCGTTGGACGGTCATCCAGCAGCTCGTGACCGTCGCGGTGGTGCTGATCGCGTACCTCCTGATACGGTTCGTCAACCGGTCGATCGACAAGCTCCAGCAGACCTCCTCGGTAACCAGACATCAGAGCGAGGTCGCCTACCACGTCGCCGACGTCGGGATCGCCCTCGCCGCCGGGACCGTGATCCTCACCGTCTGGGGGGTCGACCTGACGAACATCTTCATCGGCGCGGGCGCGATCACCGCCATCGTCGGTTTGGCGGCCCGCGAGACGCTCGCGGCGATGCTCGCCGGGTTCGTCCTGCTGTTCTCGCGTCCCTTCCGTGTCGGCGACTGGATCCAGATCAAGGACCACTCGGGGATCGTCAAGGACGTGACGATCTTCAACACGAAGATCCAGACTTTCAGCGACGAGCACGTCCTGGTGCCCAACGACATCATCACCGAGAGCGACCTCACGAACCTCTCGCGGAACAACCAGCTCCGCGTCGAGATCGAGGTCGGCATCGACTACGACACCGACGTCAACCGCGCCCGTCGGGTCGCCGTCGAGGCGGTCGAGGGGCTCGATTCCATCAAGTCCTCGCCCGACCCGGAGGTGGTCGCAAAGCGTTTCGCCGACTCGTCGATCCTGCTCGAGCTGCGGGTCTGGATCGGCGATCCGACCAGGCGCCGCGAGTGGGATGCCCGGACCGACGCGATCGAGGCGATCAAGGAGGCGTTCGACCGCGAGGGGATCACCATCCCCTACCCACAGCGCGTCCAGTCCGCCCGCGGCGAGGGGTTCCCGATCGACGGCGACGGGCCACGGGAGCAGCCGCCCGAGGTCGAGAACGATTGA
- the dinB gene encoding DNA polymerase IV, with protein MGARLPGVESEDRIVAHADMDCFYASCERLREPALRGEPLVVGMGYEPGETVGAVATASYEARAFGVESAQAITEALERLPRKRVAATDPDLDVEAAGFYRPVDMAFYESVSEEVREILHAHAGTVREVSIDEAYLDVTEETTWDEAEDFARGIKDRIEREVGVVASIGVAPNMSTAKIASDAEKPDGLVVVEPEAVREFLAPVPVEDLHGVGPVTARTLRDRGIETAGHLAGAERHALVSEFGERGADLYDRARGVDDRVVTPKGRPKSLSRESAFADPTGDLGAVEERALTLAAAVSERAIRKDALYRTIGIKVVTPPFDVNTRARSLPGPVDDPELVGRVVRELLSEFEGERVRKVGVRVSNLEFGSAAQASLDGWAGSEDVVDGSSSEGEEDGPEAESSTDRAEGSGQASLSQFE; from the coding sequence ATGGGAGCGCGGCTGCCCGGCGTCGAGTCGGAGGACCGGATCGTCGCCCACGCCGACATGGACTGCTTCTACGCGTCCTGCGAGCGCCTCCGCGAGCCCGCGCTCCGGGGCGAGCCGCTGGTCGTTGGCATGGGCTACGAGCCCGGCGAGACGGTCGGCGCCGTCGCGACCGCGAGCTACGAGGCCCGCGCGTTCGGCGTCGAGAGCGCCCAGGCGATCACCGAGGCGCTCGAACGCCTCCCCCGGAAACGGGTCGCCGCGACCGACCCCGATCTCGACGTCGAGGCGGCGGGGTTCTACCGGCCCGTCGACATGGCCTTCTACGAGTCGGTCAGCGAGGAGGTCCGGGAGATCCTCCACGCCCACGCGGGCACCGTCCGCGAGGTCAGCATCGACGAGGCGTACCTCGACGTCACCGAGGAAACGACCTGGGACGAGGCCGAGGACTTCGCCCGCGGGATCAAGGACCGGATCGAGCGCGAGGTCGGCGTGGTCGCGAGCATCGGAGTCGCCCCGAACATGAGCACCGCGAAGATCGCGAGCGACGCCGAGAAGCCCGACGGGCTGGTCGTCGTCGAGCCCGAGGCGGTCCGGGAGTTCCTCGCGCCCGTCCCCGTCGAGGACCTCCACGGTGTGGGTCCCGTCACCGCCCGCACCCTTCGCGATCGTGGGATCGAAACCGCGGGCCACCTCGCGGGCGCCGAGCGCCACGCCCTGGTCTCGGAGTTCGGCGAGCGCGGCGCGGACCTCTACGACCGGGCCCGTGGGGTGGACGACCGGGTGGTGACCCCGAAGGGGAGACCGAAGAGTCTCTCGCGCGAGTCGGCGTTCGCCGATCCGACCGGCGACCTCGGGGCGGTCGAGGAGCGGGCCCTGACGCTCGCGGCGGCCGTCTCCGAGCGGGCCATCCGGAAGGACGCGCTCTACCGTACCATCGGAATCAAGGTCGTCACCCCGCCGTTCGACGTGAACACGCGCGCCCGGTCGCTTCCCGGGCCGGTGGACGACCCCGAGCTCGTCGGGCGGGTCGTCCGCGAGCTGCTCTCCGAGTTCGAGGGCGAGCGGGTGCGGAAGGTCGGCGTGCGCGTCTCGAACCTCGAGTTCGGCTCGGCGGCCCAGGCCAGCCTCGACGGCTGGGCCGGGAGCGAGGACGTCGTCGACGGGTCCAGTTCCGAGGGCGAGGAGGACGGGCCCGAGGCGGAGTCGAGCACCGACCGCGCCGAGGGCTCCGGGCAGGCCTCCCTCTCGCAGTTCGAGTGA
- a CDS encoding Rdx family protein: MTTVEIEYCVPCGFLERAEAVQHALLTNFGEEIDELTLITGDHGIFEVRVDGEVVFEKEEDEYDVDDITRDVRAYV; encoded by the coding sequence ATGACCACCGTCGAGATCGAGTACTGCGTTCCGTGTGGCTTCCTCGAACGCGCCGAGGCCGTCCAGCACGCCCTGCTCACGAACTTCGGCGAGGAGATCGACGAGCTGACCCTGATCACCGGCGACCACGGGATCTTCGAGGTCCGGGTCGACGGGGAGGTCGTCTTCGAGAAGGAGGAGGACGAGTACGACGTCGACGACATCACGCGGGACGTCCGCGCCTACGTCTAA
- the tpiA gene encoding triose-phosphate isomerase has translation MFVLVNCKAYPCDPVEIAEAAHEVSESSGVRIAVAPQTARLESVAKTGVETWAQHTDGNETGSHTGSALAESLAEAGATGTMINHSEKRLKLADIDAGIGAAERAGLETVVCANNPEQVKAVAALGPDAVAVEPPELIGSGTPVSQADPDIVTDAVAAAEAVDESVEVLCGAGISTGEDLAAAEELGAKGVLLASGVAKADDPRAALEDLVEPL, from the coding sequence ATGTTCGTTCTGGTCAACTGCAAGGCCTACCCGTGTGACCCCGTCGAGATCGCAGAGGCAGCCCACGAAGTGAGCGAGAGCTCGGGGGTTCGCATCGCCGTCGCACCCCAGACCGCCCGACTGGAGTCGGTCGCCAAGACGGGCGTCGAGACGTGGGCCCAGCACACCGACGGCAACGAGACCGGCAGTCACACCGGCAGCGCGCTCGCCGAGTCGCTCGCGGAGGCGGGCGCGACGGGCACGATGATCAACCACTCGGAGAAGCGCCTGAAGCTCGCCGATATCGACGCCGGGATCGGGGCCGCCGAACGGGCCGGCCTCGAAACCGTCGTCTGTGCCAACAATCCCGAACAGGTGAAGGCCGTCGCCGCGCTCGGCCCCGACGCCGTCGCGGTCGAGCCGCCCGAGCTCATCGGCTCCGGTACTCCCGTCAGCCAGGCCGATCCCGACATCGTCACCGACGCGGTCGCGGCCGCAGAAGCCGTCGACGAGTCGGTGGAAGTGCTCTGTGGCGCCGGCATCAGCACCGGCGAGGACCTGGCCGCCGCCGAGGAGCTGGGTGCCAAGGGTGTGCTGCTCGCGAGCGGCGTCGCGAAGGCCGACGACCCGCGGGCGGCGCTCGAGGACCTGGTCGAGCCGCTGTAG
- a CDS encoding multiprotein bridging factor aMBF1 → MVQCEMCGTDTSTPTTIKIEGAELDVCDSCSEFGTEVRTQDASSGSTKYSTSSSSGTSDSGGDSGSGSSGSSGGSSRRRSDMFDEMEEIASDYDQRIRQARESAGLSQEDLAGELNEKASLIRKLERGDMLPSDSVQTKLERKLDITLSEGVSDDDTEWEGGSSTGSYTLGDVVTRKDS, encoded by the coding sequence ATGGTTCAGTGTGAGATGTGTGGCACCGATACCTCCACACCGACGACGATCAAGATCGAGGGCGCTGAACTCGACGTCTGCGATTCCTGTTCGGAGTTCGGGACGGAGGTCCGCACGCAGGACGCCTCGTCGGGCTCCACGAAGTACTCGACGTCCTCCTCGTCGGGCACGTCGGACTCGGGCGGCGACAGCGGGTCGGGGTCGTCGGGCTCCTCGGGCGGGTCCAGCCGCCGTCGGAGCGACATGTTCGACGAGATGGAGGAGATCGCCTCCGACTACGACCAGCGCATCCGCCAGGCCCGCGAGTCGGCCGGCCTGAGCCAGGAGGATCTGGCGGGCGAGCTCAACGAGAAGGCCAGCCTGATCCGCAAGCTCGAGCGCGGCGACATGCTGCCCAGCGACTCGGTCCAGACGAAGCTCGAGCGCAAGCTCGACATCACCCTCTCGGAGGGCGTCAGCGACGACGACACCGAGTGGGAGGGTGGTTCTTCTACAGGGAGCTACACGCTGGGCGACGTCGTCACCCGCAAGGACTCCTGA